The following proteins are co-located in the Haliotis asinina isolate JCU_RB_2024 chromosome 13, JCU_Hal_asi_v2, whole genome shotgun sequence genome:
- the LOC137259610 gene encoding scavenger receptor class F member 1-like, with amino-acid sequence MTTHSPQAGNCDDNQHCSDCDRYTGHCETECNGGYFGLKCKSVCSKNCRLGKCHLSTTGNDDCTDGCVPGYQGTSCNIPCDSPGDNCTVCPGGCDGGHCQLGSSCVSGCVDSYYGTGCKSCSSRCKSCNRITGTCAECHTPNFGPACEYSCANCVGSCKFGCLHGCVQGYYGYVCDRKCSANCRLLPNTTQHSVGDRTSSLSECHQRNGVCVHGCADSWYGPQCSHQCNANCLNDICSAVGDCVDGCKDGWYGRQCSSPCNTNCMHERCSPSGDCTDGCMGGYVGDDCATCKTGFYGESCNHTCDVCRHGLCDQMTGICISGCNSTAHDCQPACRNSCTIDDCLTGSCHQGYDSSPSTVIMVAATTSSAVLVIFILIASCLCYRRCSGTASNNDVDPAPALSSSPDCQALMDYCEVTDEDVDRARAARKQEEIEMLCAVPVLADCFHDAAGNIDSDTYSTLLPVVDDMKTEVKYVSPIED; translated from the exons ATGACAACACATTCTCCACAAG CTGGTAACTGCGATGACAACCAACACTGCTCCGACTGCGACAGGTACACCGGGCACTGTGAGACGGAGTGTAATGGCGGGTATTTCGGTTTGAAGTGCAAGTCAGTCTGCAGCAAGAACTGTCGACTCGGTAAATGTCACCTATCCACCACAGGCAACGACGACTGCACCGACGGCTGTGTCCCGGGATACCAGGGTACCAGCTGCAACATACCCTGTGACAGTCCAGGAGATAACTGTACAGTGTGTCCAGGTGGTTGTGATGGAGGACATTGTCAGCTGGGCTCATCCTGTGTGTCTGGATGTGTAGACTCCTACTACGGGACTGGATGTAAGTCGTGCTCCAGTAGATGTAAGTCCTGCAACAGGATCACAGGAACTTGCGCTGAATGTCACACACCAAACTTCGGCCCGGCCTGTGAGTACTCTTGTGCCAACTGCGTGGGTTCCTGCAAGTTTGGATGTCTTCACGGGTGCGTCCAAGGCTACTACGGGTATGTGTGTGATAGAAAGTGCAGTGCCAACTGTCGCCTCCTGCCAAACACAACCCAACACTCTGTCGGAGACAGGACGTCCTCACTTTCTGAGTGTCATCAGAGGAACGGTGTATGCGTTCATGGGTGCGCCGACAGCTGGTACGGCCCACAGTGTTCCCACCAGTGTAACGCCAACTGCCTCAACGACATATGCAGCGCTGTTGGAGACTGCGTCGACGGATGTAAAGATGGCTGGTACGGTCGGCAGTGTTCCTCACCTTGTAACACCAACTGCATGCACGAAAGATGCAGCCCTTCAGGAGACTGCACCGACGGCTGTATGGGTGGGTATGTGGGTGACGATTGTGCAACATGTAAGACGGGGTTCTATGGGGAGTCCTGCAACCACACGTGTGATGTGTGTCGCCATGGACTGTGTGACCAGATGACTGGGATCTGCATCAGCGGCTGCAACTCCACCGCTCACGACTGTCAGCCCGCTTGCAGGAACAGCTGCACCATAGACGACTGCCTCACAGGATCCTGCCATCAAG gCTACGACAGCAGTCCCTCCACCGTTATAATGGTAGCGGCAACAACATCTTCCGCCGTCCTCGTCATCTTCATCCTGATTGCAAGCTGTCTCTGTTATAGAAGGTGTTCcggaacagccag CAACAATGACGTTGACCCAGCACCAGCCCTGTCCTCGTCCCCGGACTGCCAGGCGTTGATGGACTACTGTGAGGTCACTGATGAAGATGTCGACAGAGCACGTGCAGCGCGGAAGCAGGAAGAAATAGAGATGCTGTGTGCAGTGCCTGTGTTGGCCGACTGCTTCCACGACGCAGCCGGCAACATTGATTCCGACACATACAGCACCCTGTTACCTGTCGTTGACGACATGAaaactgaagtgaaatatgtttcaccGATAGAGGACTGA
- the LOC137260154 gene encoding scavenger receptor class F member 1-like, producing the protein MFALRVLCLLCTSLCVRAGNCDDNQHCSDCDRYTGHCETECNGGYFGLKCKSVCSKNCRLGKCHLSTTGNDDCTDGCVPGYQGTSCNIPCDSPGDNCTVCPGGCDGGHCQLGSSCVSGCVDSYYGTGCKSCSSRCKSCNRITGTCAECHTPNFGPACEYSCANCVGSCKFGCLHGCVQGYYGYVCDRKCSANCRLLPNTTQHSVGDRTSSLSECHQRNGVCVHGCADSWYGPQCSHQCNANCLNDICSAVGDCVDGCKDGWYGRQCSSPCNTNCMHERCSPSGDCTDGCMGGYVGDDCATCKTGFYGESCNHTCDVCRHGLCDQMTGICISGCNSTAHDCQPACRNSCTIDDCLTGSCHQGYDSSHSTVIMVAATTSSAVLVIFILIASCLCYRRCSGTASNNDVDPAPALSSSPDCQALMDYCEVTDEDVDRARAARKQEEIEMLCAVPVLADCFHDAAGNIDSDTYSTLLPVVDDMKTEVKYVSPIED; encoded by the exons ATGTTTGCGCTGAGAGTCCTCTGTCTACTTTGTACAAGTCTATGTGTCCGAG CTGGTAACTGCGATGACAACCAACACTGCTCCGACTGCGACAGGTACACCGGGCACTGTGAGACGGAGTGTAATGGCGGGTATTTCGGTTTGAAGTGCAAGTCAGTCTGCAGCAAGAACTGTCGACTCGGTAAATGTCACCTATCCACCACAGGCAACGACGACTGCACCGACGGCTGTGTCCCGGGATACCAGGGTACCAGCTGCAACATACCCTGTGACAGTCCAGGAGATAACTGTACAGTGTGTCCAGGTGGTTGTGATGGAGGACATTGTCAGCTGGGCTCATCCTGTGTGTCTGGATGTGTAGACTCCTACTACGGGACTGGATGTAAGTCGTGCTCCAGTAGATGTAAGTCCTGCAACAGGATCACAGGAACTTGCGCTGAATGTCACACACCAAACTTCGGCCCGGCCTGTGAGTACTCTTGTGCCAACTGCGTGGGTTCCTGCAAGTTTGGATGTCTTCACGGGTGCGTCCAAGGCTACTACGGGTATGTGTGTGATAGAAAGTGCAGTGCCAACTGTCGCCTCCTGCCAAACACAACCCAACACTCTGTCGGAGACAGGACGTCCTCACTTTCTGAGTGTCATCAGAGGAACGGTGTATGCGTTCATGGGTGCGCCGACAGCTGGTACGGCCCACAGTGTTCCCACCAGTGTAACGCCAACTGCCTCAACGACATATGCAGCGCTGTTGGAGACTGCGTCGACGGATGTAAAGATGGCTGGTACGGTCGGCAGTGTTCCTCACCTTGTAACACCAACTGCATGCACGAAAGATGCAGCCCTTCAGGAGACTGCACCGACGGCTGTATGGGTGGGTATGTGGGTGACGATTGTGCAACATGTAAGACGGGGTTCTATGGGGAGTCCTGCAACCACACGTGTGATGTGTGTCGCCATGGACTGTGTGACCAGATGACTGGGATCTGCATCAGCGGCTGCAACTCCACCGCTCACGACTGTCAGCCCGCTTGCAGGAACAGCTGCACCATAGACGACTGCCTCACAGGATCCTGCCATCAAG gCTACGACAGCAGTCACTCCACCGTTATAATGGTAGCGGCAACAACATCTTCCGCCGTCCTCGTCATCTTCATCCTGATTGCAAGCTGTCTCTGTTATAGAAGGTGTTCcggaacagccag CAACAATGACGTTGACCCAGCACCAGCCCTGTCCTCGTCCCCGGACTGCCAGGCGTTGATGGACTACTGTGAGGTCACTGATGAAGATGTCGACAGAGCACGTGCAGCGCGGAAGCAGGAAGAAATAGAGATGCTGTGTGCAGTGCCTGTGTTGGCCGACTGCTTCCACGACGCAGCCGGCAACATTGATTCCGACACATACAGCACCCTGTTACCTGTCGTTGACGACATGAaaactgaagtgaaatatgtttcaccGATAGAGGACTGA